The Brachypodium distachyon strain Bd21 chromosome 4, Brachypodium_distachyon_v3.0, whole genome shotgun sequence nucleotide sequence AACAGGCGGACAAAGGGTGATAGCCAATAGATAATAGGcataaaaagataaaaattaAGGATCAAACAACATATATTAATGTGTACGATAGATGTCTAAAAAAGTTTCTTAAATTATCTAAATTTAAAAGTTACGACACAAGGCAAGAGCTGCCGGATGGCAGTGAAAATAAGAAAGCACGACCAGAGAATGTgaacaatgaaacaaaaacatgAATATATCGAGCTCTATAGGCAAAGTAaatatttaattaaaaaatgaAACCCACATGATACGGTCAATAGACATATCACCGGTACCATTGCAGAAGTTTTCTTAATACGTGAGAAAATAAATCACGCCAACAAAAAAAGACGAAGGAAATATATTGTTACTAGCCGCTCAATCTAGACCCGCTGGTTACTCTAAAAAGATTAGATTTGAAAGATAGGTTTTACTCTGTAATAGAACGGGCGTGCCCGTGCGTGTGTGAAGTGTGAAGACGCAGTGTtaaccacacacacacccaaaATTAATGGTACTCCTACCAGTATTTCTTCCACCATTTCTCAGCTGAAGAGATAACCAGCTGAAAAGCATCATCCCCTTCCTTCCCCAATCCCCTTCCCGTCCTACCCACAACCCTAACTCCCCTAATCCATGGATCCCACCAAATCCAGcacccctccgccgcccccagTCCTGGGCGCCCCCGTTGGTTATCCGCCGGGGGCATACTCTCCCCAGCCCGGagctgccgcggccgcctACGCCCCGCAGCTCTACGCGccacccgctgccgccgccgcccagcaggccgcggcggcgcagcagcaCCTGCAGATGTTCTGGGCAGAGCAGTACCGCGAGATCGAGGCGACCACTGACTTTAAGAATCACAACCTCCCGCTGGCTCGAATCAAGAAGATCATGAAGGCCGACGAGGACGTCCGCATGATCGCCGCCGAGGCCCCGGTCGTCTTCGCCCGCGCCTGCGAGATGTTCATCCTCGAGCTCACCCACCGCGGCTGGGCGCACGCCGAGGAGAACAAGCGGCGCACGCTCCAGAAATCCGAcattgccgccgccatcgcgcgCACTGAGGTCTTCGACTTCCTCGTAGACATCGTGCCACGTGATGACGCTAAGGACGCCGACgcggctgccgctgcagctgcggcggctgctgctgctgggatACCCCGCCCTGCCGCCGGTGTGCCCGCCACCGACCCGATGGCTTACTACTATGTCCCCCAGCAGTAATGTATCAGCTTAACCTTACGCATTTCTAAGCGGAGAATGTGTTGTCTTGTGActgttcttgttgctgttgttgttgccgctTAATAAAATGTGTTGATCATTTATGGGCCTCCCCCGAGCTTCAGAATTGAGCTGTTTGGTTGTAGTATCACAGGTGAGATTGTTGTAGTTGGGGAGGCCGTATGATTGCAGTTGTAGTGCCTGTCTAACTGGCCGGATTGGGTAATCCGATAACTATTATGCGGTTGTCTCTAATGATTACTATGTAATTTATGTTCTTCATTTCCGCTGGGTACTAGGAATTTGTTGTCATATGACAGTATGTGCTGTGGTCACTGCATATTACGGAGTAGGTTGCAAGCTTTTCCCTTGTATGCTTTTAAGCAAGATTTATTGTAATTAAGTCATCGATGCCATAACTTTCAGTATGCTGACTGTAATATCTGCATACGTTCTTGCTCTATGTTGATGTGGTTatatcatactccctccattccataattcttgtcaaaatattacatatatctagacattttttaggaatagatacatccatttttggccaaatttgagacaagaattatggaacggagggagtagttgtttAGTTTCTTCAAGCAATATTTATCGAACATTGAAAATCAAGGTGTTAGAAGAAGTATCTTTTCCTGCATGGTATGTACTCGGTTTTGCAGTGACCACATCAGTTATTCAGTTTTGCAGCTGCAATGGCTCGCCTATGGATTGACAATCTTGCTTCATAATAATGTAACTGAATAATTTATCAAAAGGAGTCTGTTTCATTCGTAGTTTTAATGCGTGTTTGCAAATTCTGTTTTGCATCCCTAAGACACAACACAAGGTATGCAAATAATCGGAGGTTGCACTGGAGAAATACAGAAGTGGAAATAGATCTGTATTTTCCTCTAGGCTTCTCTAATTTCAGAGTTCAAAGTTCAGATAATTGGTGTCATGTGCAAGTGCGAATCCTTTGTGGTGTGTGGACCACCGAATCCCTTGCCAGAACTTCGCTTCATGTGTTCACACCCACTAAATTAGTGTAGCATGTGTCCTCCACCAAATTTGTGTAATCTTGCAGTTGCCAATATGATATGATTAATATTACAAACATGCATAGACATGTTAATTATTGAACTACTTCAGTGATTGGATTTGGTGATAGCTGGCCGTGTCATTTTCATACAGTAAATGGTAATTTCATTCTGCTGAAATCATAGAACTGAACCCTGTGATGCTTTAAAAACCATTCGTTCACCTTCACCAACCAATGTTTACACTCACGAGGGGCATGGCTCTTTTGAACTGCCCACCGGAGTGACTGGTTAGCATTTCATTCATGGTATTTCTATTTGGTTTTGGAAAAG carries:
- the LOC100842288 gene encoding nuclear transcription factor Y subunit C-6, whose translation is MDPTKSSTPPPPPVLGAPVGYPPGAYSPQPGAAAAAYAPQLYAPPAAAAAQQAAAAQQHLQMFWAEQYREIEATTDFKNHNLPLARIKKIMKADEDVRMIAAEAPVVFARACEMFILELTHRGWAHAEENKRRTLQKSDIAAAIARTEVFDFLVDIVPRDDAKDADAAAAAAAAAAAAGIPRPAAGVPATDPMAYYYVPQQ